The following DNA comes from Tepidanaerobacter syntrophicus.
GCATCATTTCGTTTTGTCGCTGACTGTTTGTAGTAGAAGTGCTGGCGGCATTAGATAAGAGCACTGTATCGCCTTCATTTAAACCACTGACGATTTCTACGTATTCATCATTGCTGATTCCTGTTTTTACTTCCACCATATTATTTGCGGTCGAAGTAGCATTTGATGTCTTATTGACATTTTTGGAGTTTGCAGTCTTGTCGGCAGAAGATGAAGTATCGCCTTCAGCGGATGCAAGCATCACATAGGTCTTGTTATTTCGGTATTGGATGGCAGTTATGGGAAGCATAAGCACATCTTGCTTGTTTGCAATGATCATCTCAACATCCACTGTCATACCGGCTTTTAGCTCGTTTACTTTATCAGTGGTTATCGTAACATCAAATGTAGAAACATTGTTCTGGCTTGTGCCTTGTTCTGCGATCTTTTCAACCTGACCTTTAAATACCTTATCAGGTACCGCCTCTGCCGTGATATTTACCGGCATGCCTACGGTTATGTTATTTATGTCCAGCTCGTCTACAGGAAGCACAACCTGCATCTTTGAATAATTTACAATTACCGCAGCCGGTTCGCTGCTTGAACTTGAAGAAGTAGACGGTCTTATAAGGTCGCCTTCCCGAACGTTTTGCTCTATGATGGTTCCATCTATCGGAGCATATACCAGAAGATTTTCCAGCTCGGATCTTTTCGACTGAAGGTCTAGCTGTGCCTGCTGAAGGCTTAGCTGCTGCTTTTCAATATTTGCATTTATATCTTCCAAATCAAGGGAGAATAATTTTTGGCCCTTTGTGACAATTTGGCCTTCTTCAATATAAACGTTATTGACTTTAGATGATATTTCGGATTTTACTTCCACTGCATCCAAAGGCTCTATCAGTGCTTGTTCCATACCTTCCTCTTTACCGCTGTCTGTTATTACATAGCCCTCAACGCTGGTATCTGATCCTTCTACATAATAGTTGCCATCGACTGTTATGGTCACATAGTAATAAATGCTCCCATAAGATGTGCGCGTCCCGACGGTGTCTATTTTTGTAACAACACCGTCAATGGTGTATATAGGATCTATAAACATAATTTCAGCTTTTTGTCCTATCTTCATTTTACTTGTTTGCGAAGAAAGAAATGGAACTTTAACCTGACATTTGTCCTGATTTTGTATAGTAGCCACAACTGTGTTTGCATTTACCGAATCGCCGACTTTAATATCGACTGATTTTACGACTCCGTCAGCCGGAGCATAAATCACAGCCTTTTCTTTTTGCTTTAAGGCGTCTTGAAGATCTATCTGCTGCTGCTTAAGAGAGAGCTCTGCTTTTTGAAGGCTGATTGCAAGGTCTTCATTAGACAATTCATAAAGCAAATCGCCTTCTTTAACCACATCTCCTTCATTGAAGTAAACTTTTTTAACTGTGCCGTCTACTTTTAAATTAATTGTTTCCTGCTCCATAGGCTCAAGGGTGCCGGAATCCTTAAGTACAACTTCCAGATTCCCCTTTGTTACCTTGGCTGTAGATAATTTTTGGGCTGCCGCAGTCCCCTTTGAGCTGCTTTTCTGTTTCCATAAATATCCCGCAAAAATTAATGCAGCAACCACAACACAAATTATTGCTATTTTTATAACT
Coding sequences within:
- a CDS encoding efflux RND transporter periplasmic adaptor subunit gives rise to the protein MSKKVIKIAIICVVVAALIFAGYLWKQKSSSKGTAAAQKLSTAKVTKGNLEVVLKDSGTLEPMEQETINLKVDGTVKKVYFNEGDVVKEGDLLYELSNEDLAISLQKAELSLKQQQIDLQDALKQKEKAVIYAPADGVVKSVDIKVGDSVNANTVVATIQNQDKCQVKVPFLSSQTSKMKIGQKAEIMFIDPIYTIDGVVTKIDTVGTRTSYGSIYYYVTITVDGNYYVEGSDTSVEGYVITDSGKEEGMEQALIEPLDAVEVKSEISSKVNNVYIEEGQIVTKGQKLFSLDLEDINANIEKQQLSLQQAQLDLQSKRSELENLLVYAPIDGTIIEQNVREGDLIRPSTSSSSSSEPAAVIVNYSKMQVVLPVDELDINNITVGMPVNITAEAVPDKVFKGQVEKIAEQGTSQNNVSTFDVTITTDKVNELKAGMTVDVEMIIANKQDVLMLPITAIQYRNNKTYVMLASAEGDTSSSADKTANSKNVNKTSNATSTANNMVEVKTGISNDEYVEIVSGLNEGDTVLLSNAASTSTTNSQRQNEMMPMSPAPTEGPAPSGRG